One window from the genome of Alnus glutinosa chromosome 13, dhAlnGlut1.1, whole genome shotgun sequence encodes:
- the LOC133854810 gene encoding flowering-promoting factor 1-like protein 2 — protein MSGVLRFDPDGVFHLAEGSSHGGSSSRKRQVLVYLPTGQVVSSYSSLEQMLTGLGWERYYRGDPNFFQFHKHSSIDLISLPREFSKFGSIQMFDIVLKNSDTFRVRDM, from the coding sequence atgtcaggtGTTTTGCGTTTCGACCCAGATGGCGTTTTTCACCTAGCGGAGGGCTCTTCCCATGGTGGTAGTAGTTCGAGGAAAAGGCAAGTTTTGGTGTACTTGCCGACCGGCCAGGTGGTCTCATCGTACTCCTCGCTTGAGCAAATGCTGACGGGGTTAGGTTGGGAGAGATACTACAGAGGCGACCCTAACTTCTTTCAATTCCACAAGCATTCTTCCATCGACCTAATCTCTCTCCCTAGAGAATTCTCCAAGTTCGGCTCCATTCAAATGTTCGATATTGTTCTTAAAAACTCCGATACCTTCCGTGTCCGAGACATGTGA